Proteins encoded by one window of Castor canadensis chromosome 2, mCasCan1.hap1v2, whole genome shotgun sequence:
- the LOC109679140 gene encoding olfactory receptor-like protein OLF3: MDFVYAAPRCAVTVRINLSLKERTDNQTLLSEFILLGLSHDWNTQVSLFVLFLVMYLVTVLGNFLIVVLIKVDSRLHTPMYFFLTNLSLVDVSYATSIVPQLLVHFLAEHKVISFLGCAAQLFFSLALGGVEFVLLAVMAYDRYVAVCDPLRYFAIMHAGLCRMLAVTSCVSGSINSLMQTAITFQLPMCTNKYIDHISCELLAVVRLACVDTSSNEIVIMASSIILLMTPFCLVLLSYVQIISTILKIQSTVGRRKAFHTCASHLTVVALCYGTAIFTYIQPHSSPSVLQGKLISLFYAILTPMLNPMIYSLRNKEVKGAWQKLSGQFSGLTSKLAI, from the exons ATGGATTTTGTGTATGCAGCACCCAGGTGTGCAGTCACAGTTCGGATCAACCTTTCTCTAAAGGAAA GAACAGATAACCAGACGTTGTTGAGTGAATTTATTCTCCTTGGCCTATCCCATGACTGGAACACTCAAGTCTCTCTCTTTGTCCTGTTCTTGGTCATGTACCTGGTGACAGTACTGGGGAACTTTCTCATTGTTGTTCTGATCAAAGTGGACAGCCGACTCCACACTCCCATGTATTTCTTTCTCACCAACCTATCCCTTGTGGATGTGTCTTATGCTACAAGCATAGTCCCTCAGCTGCTGGTGCATTTTCTTGCAGAACATAAAGTGATTTCATTCCTGGGCTGTGCAGCCCAGTTATTCTTCTCTCTGGCCCTGGGTGGGGTTGAGTTTGTTCTCCTGgcagtgatggcctatgaccgctatgtggcagTGTGTGATCCCCTGCGATACTTTGCCATAATGCACGCAGGACTGTGCAGGATGCTGGCCGTCACATCTTGTGTTAGTGGCTCCATCAACTCTCTTATGCAGACAGCTATTACTTTTCAGCTTCCCATGTGCACAAACAAGTATATTGATCATATATCCTGTGAACTCCTAGCTGTGGTCAGACTGGCCTGTGTGGATACCTCCTCCAATGAGATTGTAATAATGGCTTCCAGCATCATTCTTTTGATGACACCCTTCTGCCTGGTTCTATTGTCCTATGTCCAGATCATCTCCACCATCCTGAAGATCCAGTCCAcagtgggaaggaggaaagcTTTCCACACCTGTGCCTCTCACCTCACAGTGGTAGCCCTATGCTATGGCACGGCCATTTTCACCTACATCCAGCCCCACTCCAGCCCCTCTGTCCTTCAGGGGAAGTTGATCTCTCTTTTCTATGCCATCTTGACACCCATGCTGAATCCCATGATTTATAGTCTGAGGAATAAGGAGGTAAAGGGGGCCTGGCAGAAACTATCAGGACAATTCTCTGGATTGACATCCAAACTGGCAATTTGA